Proteins co-encoded in one Perca flavescens isolate YP-PL-M2 chromosome 11, PFLA_1.0, whole genome shotgun sequence genomic window:
- the tmtc4 gene encoding protein O-mannosyl-transferase TMTC4, with translation MVLSEVYWDHQIPLPKLAPVQAKATVALVALLCFINSYDGEFVFDDSEAIVNNKDLKPTTPLNNIWSNDFWGSNLSSNSSHKSYRPLTVLTFRLNYLLAGGLHPVGFHVLNIILHAVISALMIDVFAILIGGLAYDVKGRILNHAPKTSLLAALFFATHPVHTESVAGIVGRADLLCALFFQLSFLTYCKAFSRGSDRDDRFSVQWVVVSLLLCAAAMLCKEQGITVLGVNAAFDVLLICNVNVYELSQRLLLRKIPLDVSEILRMGLLTRLALMGLGGLFMLYARWRIMGTGPPAFTEVDNPASFAENIFLRMVNYNYYYSLNAWLLLCPWWLCFDWSMGCVPLIKSATDWRMVWLLLLWCVLIGLISQALCSQDRQRRRTLTLGLVLLVVPFLPACNIFFRVGFVIAERVLYLSSAGYCLLLAYSVGHCCCRWSKYRKLLCVSVLALLCVFVARCALRSHQWRSEQSLFTSALSVCPFNAKVHYNVGKNLADRGNSTAAIAYYREAVRLHPTYVHAMNNLGNILKERNELIEAEQLLSKAVSIQPDFAAAWMNLGIVQNSLQKFEEAEQSYWNAIRFRKKYPDCYYNLGRLYADLNRHVDALNAWRNATVLKPDHSLAWNNMVILLDNTGNLGQAELIGREALKLLPNDHTIMFSLANVLGKLQKYKESEGFFLHALRINPNAASCHGNLAVLYHRWGKLELAKKHYELSLKLDPEAPGTRDNYNMLRRKLDQLKRPTP, from the exons ATGGTGTTATCTGAAGTTTATTGGGATCACCAGATACCCCTTCCAAAGCTTGCTCCAGTCCAAGCCAAGGCCACTGTCGCCCTGGTGGCACTCCTGTGCTTCATTAACAGTTATGACGGAGAGTTTGTGTTTGATGATTCCGAAGCAATTGTCAACAACAAG GACTTGAAACCCACAACACCTCTGAACAACATCTGGAGCAATGACTTCTGGGGAAGCAACCTGAGTAGCAACTCCAGTCACAAATCCTACCGACCTCTCACTGTCCTTACATTTAG GTTGAACTACCTCTTGGCGGGAGGCCTGCACCCTGTTGGCTTCCATGTGCTGAACATCATCCTCCATGCTGTAATATCTGCCCTTATGATTGACGTGTTCGCTATACTGATTGGTGGACTGGCCTATGATGTGAAGGGTAGAATACTTAACCACGCTCCCAAGACCTCTCTGCTTGCTGCCCTCTTCTTTGCCACACACCCAGTCCACACAGAAAGT GTGGCTGGTATAGTGGGTCGAGCAGATCTTTTGTGCGCTCTGTTCTTTCAGCTCTCTTTCCTCACCTACTGCAAAGCTTTCAGCAGAG GAAGTGACCGAGATGACAGGTTTTCTGTCCAGTGGGTTGTGGTCAGCCTCTTGCTGTGTGCTGCAGCGATGCTCTGTAAAGAACAAGGCATCACAGTCTTG GGTGTGAATGCAGCCTTTGATGTCCTTCTGATCTGTAATGTTAATGTGTATGAACTCAGCCAGAGGCTACTCCTTAGGAAGATTCCACTCGAT GTGAGTGAGATACTGCGAATGGGATTGCTCACACGGTTGGCTCTCATGGGCCTTGGAGGACTTTTCATGCTCTATGCACGCTGGAGGATCATGGGAACAGGACCACCAGCATTCACTGAAGTAGACAACCCTGCCTCTTTTGCAGAAAATATATTTCTTAGA ATGGTGAACTATAATTACTACTACTCTCTGAATGCCTGGCTGCTGCTGTGTCCCTGGTGGCTGTGTTTTGATTGGTCCATGGGCTGTGTGCCTCTCATTAAGTCAGCCACTGATTGGAGGATGgtgtggctgctgctgctctggtgCGTCCTGATAGGCTTGATAAGCCAAGCCTTATGCTCGCAGGACCGCCAGAGAAGGAG GACACTGACCTTGGGCCTAGTGCTGCTGGTGGTCCCTTTTCTGCCGGcctgtaacatttttttcagGGTGGGCTTCGTCATTGCGGAGAGAGTTCTCTACCTGTCTTCAGCTGGCTACTGCCTACTGCTGGCCTACTCCGTGGGACACTGCTGCTGCCGCTGGTCCAAATACAGG AAGCTACTGTGTGTGTCGGTGCTTGcgctgttgtgtgtgtttgtagctcGCTGTGCTCTCCGCAGTCACCAGTGGCGATCAGAGCAAAGCCTCTTCACCAGtgccctgtctgtctgtccatttaATGCCAag GTCCATTATAATGTTGGTAAGAACCTGGCTGACAGAGGAAACTCTACCGCTGCTATCGCATATTACAGAGAGGCAGTCCG GTTACATCCTACCTACGTCCATGCCATGAACAACCTAGGGAATATCCTGAAGGAGAGGAATGAACTGATCGAGGCAGAGCAGCTGTTGTCCAAAGCAGTTTCTATTCA GCCTGACTTTGCTGCAGCTTGGATGAATCTGGGTATAGTTCAAAACAGCCTGCAGAAGTTTGAGGAAGCAGAGCAAAGCTATTGGAATGCCATCCGCTTCAGGAAAAAATACCCAGACTGCTACTATAACCTAGGACGCTTG TATGCAGACCTGAACAGACATGTGGATGCCCTGAACGCATGGAGGAATGCAACTGTGCTAAAACCTGACCACAGTCTGGCTTGGAACAACATGGTCATACTGCTGGACAACACTG GTAACTTGGGTCAAGCTGAGCTGATCGGCCGAGAAGCTCTGAAGCTCCTCCCCAACGACCACACTATCATGTTTTCATTGGCTAATGTCCTGGGGAAATTACAGAAATATAAG gaGTCAGAGGGCTTCTTCCTTCATGCTCTCCGAATCAACCCAAATGCTGCTAGTTGCCATGGCAATTTAG ctgtgttgtatcaTCGCTGGGGAAAGCTGGAGCTGGCAAAGAAACACTATGAACTGTCTCTAAAGCTGGACCCTGAGGCTCCTGGGACCAGAGACAACTATAACATGCTGCGACGCAAACTGGACCAGCTTAAACGCCCCACGCCCTGA